In one window of Pseudomonadota bacterium DNA:
- the aceB gene encoding malate synthase A, with protein sequence MSVHKILETSLEVRGEMTPEYEAILTPEALVFVEELCKRFGPRRKELLAIRRRRQEFFDRGGLPDFLPETRYVREGDWQVAPIPPDLMDRRVEITGPVDRKMIINALNSGANTFMADFEDSSSPTWEQMMDGQVNLRDAVAGTIEYTGPDGKAYRLNDGRLATLIVRPRGWHMKEKNVILDDEPIPASLFDFGLYFFHNAKRLIAKGTAPYLYLPKMESRKEARLWNAVFLYSQDVLGILRGTIRATALIETLTSAFEMHEFLYELREHAGGLNCGRWDYIFSFIKCLRNHPDYVLPDRSQLTMTQHFLRSYSQLLVQTCHRRGIHAMGGMAAQIPIKEDELANEAALDKVRADKEREVRDGHDGTWVAHPLLAPIAKRVFDRYMPRPHQIHNLREDVHTTAADLLTLPEGTITLHGLRHNVSAALRYTDSWLCGRGAVPIAHLMEDAATAEISRAQLWQWIRYPKGVLEDGRKITKELFRETLAEEMAVLRREIGEAEFLARKFKEAGALLDRLVTTTKLPGFLTLEAYGLI encoded by the coding sequence ATGAGCGTTCACAAGATCCTGGAGACCAGCCTGGAGGTCCGGGGCGAGATGACACCGGAGTACGAGGCGATCCTGACACCGGAGGCCCTGGTGTTCGTCGAGGAGCTTTGCAAGCGCTTCGGACCCAGGCGCAAGGAGCTGCTCGCGATCCGCCGCCGGCGCCAGGAGTTCTTCGATCGGGGCGGCCTGCCCGATTTCCTGCCCGAGACCCGGTATGTCCGCGAGGGTGACTGGCAGGTCGCGCCCATCCCGCCGGACCTCATGGACCGCCGGGTCGAGATCACGGGCCCCGTGGACCGCAAGATGATCATCAACGCCCTCAACTCCGGCGCCAACACCTTCATGGCCGACTTCGAGGACTCCTCCAGCCCGACCTGGGAGCAGATGATGGATGGTCAGGTCAATCTGCGGGATGCCGTGGCCGGCACCATCGAGTACACGGGACCGGACGGCAAGGCCTACCGCCTGAACGACGGCCGGCTCGCGACCCTCATCGTCCGGCCGCGCGGCTGGCACATGAAGGAAAAGAACGTGATCCTGGACGACGAGCCAATCCCGGCGAGCCTGTTCGACTTTGGCCTGTATTTCTTCCACAACGCGAAGCGGCTCATCGCCAAGGGCACGGCCCCGTATCTTTATTTGCCCAAGATGGAAAGCCGCAAGGAGGCGCGCCTCTGGAACGCGGTGTTTTTGTATTCCCAGGATGTGCTCGGGATCTTGAGGGGCACGATCCGCGCGACGGCCCTCATCGAGACGCTCACCTCCGCCTTTGAGATGCACGAGTTTCTCTATGAGCTCCGCGAGCACGCGGGCGGGCTCAACTGCGGACGCTGGGATTACATCTTCAGCTTCATCAAATGCCTGCGCAACCATCCCGATTACGTGCTCCCGGATCGCAGCCAATTGACCATGACCCAGCATTTCTTGCGGTCCTATTCGCAGCTCCTGGTGCAGACCTGCCATCGCCGCGGGATCCACGCGATGGGCGGGATGGCCGCGCAGATCCCCATCAAAGAAGACGAGCTGGCCAACGAGGCGGCCTTGGACAAGGTGCGGGCCGACAAGGAGCGCGAGGTCCGGGACGGACACGACGGCACCTGGGTCGCCCATCCCCTGCTCGCGCCGATCGCGAAACGGGTCTTCGACCGATACATGCCGAGGCCGCACCAGATCCACAACCTCCGCGAGGACGTCCATACCACCGCCGCCGATCTATTGACCCTGCCCGAGGGCACCATCACGCTGCACGGATTGCGGCATAACGTGAGTGCCGCCCTACGCTACACCGACTCCTGGCTCTGCGGCCGGGGCGCGGTCCCCATCGCCCATTTGATGGAAGATGCGGCCACCGCCGAGATCTCGCGCGCCCAGCTGTGGCAGTGGATCCGCTATCCCAAGGGCGTCCTAGAGGACGGCCGCAAGATCACTAAAGAGTTGTTCCGCGAGACCCTCGCAGAGGAGATGGCCGTATTGCGCAGGGAGATCGGAGAGGCCGAGTTTCTGGCGCGCAAGTTCAAAGAAGCGGGCGCGCTCCTGGACCGCCTGGTCACGACCACCAAACTGCCCGGGTTCCTGACCCTGGAGGCATACGGGTTGATCTGA
- a CDS encoding DUF2760 domain-containing protein, with protein sequence MVKAREAGENNDSRYNRYARRTLGASLLGLIVIVVLSPAMPPEFLPPAWGAYREMVLAALVLCIVVDALRAVRETQGLGPPAPPPAPQKPVKPPIPEGADYGEVLAFLAMLQDKGRFLDFVMEDITLFDDAQVAGASRVVHQGCSVVIREYLALGPVYTGKEGEGTVVDQATDPHRYRLLGKVGDNPPYRGVVIHRGWKTTKLALPRYSKPVDRSAENVITPMEIEVR encoded by the coding sequence ATGGTTAAGGCACGCGAAGCCGGCGAGAACAATGACAGCCGCTACAACCGCTACGCGCGGCGCACGCTCGGGGCGAGCCTCCTGGGTCTCATCGTGATCGTGGTCTTGAGCCCCGCGATGCCGCCCGAGTTCCTCCCCCCCGCTTGGGGCGCCTATCGGGAGATGGTGCTCGCGGCGCTCGTGCTCTGCATTGTGGTGGATGCCCTGCGCGCCGTGCGCGAGACCCAGGGGCTTGGGCCGCCCGCCCCGCCGCCTGCGCCGCAGAAGCCGGTCAAGCCGCCGATCCCGGAAGGCGCGGATTACGGCGAGGTGCTGGCCTTCCTGGCCATGCTGCAGGACAAGGGGCGTTTTTTGGATTTTGTGATGGAGGACATCACCCTCTTCGACGATGCCCAGGTCGCCGGCGCCTCACGCGTCGTTCACCAGGGCTGTTCCGTTGTGATCAGGGAATACCTGGCGCTCGGCCCGGTGTACACAGGCAAGGAAGGAGAGGGCACGGTCGTGGACCAGGCGACCGATCCGCACCGCTATCGACTGCTCGGCAAGGTGGGGGACAACCCGCCGTACCGGGGCGTCGTGATCCACCGCGGCTGGAAGACCACCAAGCTCGCGCTGCCACGCTATTCGAAACCGGTGGATCGATCGGCCGAGAACGTCATCACGCCGATGGAGATCGAGGTGCGCTAA
- a CDS encoding DUF433 domain-containing protein, producing the protein MDRVRIVSHHPDVVSGALVFAGTRVPVQILIDYLKEGETLDRFLEGFPTVSREQAEALLEVALHAVEAEDARPA; encoded by the coding sequence ATGGACAGGGTTCGGATCGTCTCACATCATCCAGACGTGGTCAGTGGCGCGCTGGTCTTCGCCGGCACGCGGGTGCCGGTGCAGATCCTCATCGATTACCTCAAGGAAGGTGAAACACTCGACCGGTTTCTCGAGGGCTTTCCCACGGTCAGCCGTGAGCAGGCCGAGGCATTATTGGAGGTAGCTCTGCACGCGGTCGAAGCCGAGGATGCGCGTCCTGCTTGA
- a CDS encoding cation diffusion facilitator family transporter, giving the protein MNASSTPSHPTGYCHRQHSHHYAVDSSAAERRTRIVIAITGAMMVVEIAAGIAFDSMALLADGWHMSTHVSAFLVTTLAYHLSRRHATDPRYSFGTGKIGVLGGFASAVILGMVGFLMAGESVQRAFLPVPIRFDEAIAVAVIGLLVNVICALLLKDRNTDHHHDDLNLRSAYLHVLADAFTSVMAVGALLAGRFFGWSWLDPVMGLVGSAVVSLWAYGLLRDTGGILLDLTPASSDLPAEIRRALESDGDVLITDLHVWRIGAGRFAAIVSLVAHEPRPVESYRRRLRRHEELVHLTIETQLCRDHDEPSPSRPSSR; this is encoded by the coding sequence GTGAACGCCTCCTCCACGCCCTCGCACCCCACCGGTTACTGCCACCGACAACATTCGCATCACTACGCCGTCGATTCCTCCGCGGCGGAACGCCGTACCCGCATCGTCATCGCCATCACGGGCGCGATGATGGTCGTCGAGATCGCCGCCGGCATCGCCTTCGATTCGATGGCGCTGCTCGCGGACGGCTGGCACATGAGCACCCATGTCAGCGCCTTCCTGGTGACCACGCTCGCTTACCATCTGAGCCGCCGCCATGCGACGGACCCGCGCTACAGCTTTGGGACGGGCAAGATCGGCGTCCTCGGCGGTTTCGCCAGCGCGGTCATCCTGGGCATGGTCGGGTTTCTGATGGCGGGGGAGTCGGTGCAGCGCGCCTTCCTGCCGGTACCGATCCGCTTCGACGAGGCCATTGCCGTCGCGGTGATCGGGTTGCTCGTCAATGTGATCTGCGCGCTCCTCCTCAAAGATCGCAATACGGACCACCATCACGACGATCTCAACCTGCGTTCCGCCTATCTCCACGTCCTCGCGGATGCATTCACCTCGGTGATGGCCGTCGGGGCCCTGCTCGCGGGCCGGTTCTTCGGCTGGTCGTGGCTCGATCCGGTGATGGGCTTGGTCGGCAGCGCGGTCGTTTCCCTGTGGGCCTACGGGCTCCTGCGGGACACGGGGGGCATCCTGCTCGATCTCACACCGGCATCCTCGGATCTGCCGGCGGAGATCCGCCGTGCGCTGGAGTCCGATGGCGATGTGCTCATCACCGATCTGCATGTGTGGCGGATCGGCGCGGGCCGCTTCGCCGCGATCGTGTCCCTCGTGGCGCATGAGCCGAGGCCCGTCGAGAGCTACCGGCGACGCCTTCGCCGGCACGAGGAGCTGGTCCATCTGACCATCGAGACCCAGCTCTGCCGCGATCACGACGAGCCTTCCCCGTCCCGACCGAGTAGCCGCTAG
- a CDS encoding Hsp70 family protein: MQKKFSLGIDLGTSNSCLALCDPAGGRPEGIGITQVMAPGVIGDQPLLPSVLYLPLENERAQGELALPWDEGGDADAVVGVYARERGALAPDRVVTSAKSWLCNPHVDRYAPILPWQSELTEDKLSPFETTRRYLEHLRRAAEAGLSERDTELSECLVVLTVPASFDEVARTLTFDAAVAAGLGQVTLLEEPQAAFYAWIAESEARKLPAHWTTEVRAGDLVLVCDVGGGTADFSLIAVAGAEAGLSQRLDLHRIAVGEHILLGGDNMDLALAYALKEQLASEGKDIDHWQFLALVHAARSAKERLLGDPDLDAIPIAVPSRGASLFAKTVTMTLARERAEALILEGYFPHTTVTDVPRARRSVGLQEYGLEYATEPALSKHLARFLSRARENVRSDERLRSLVGAGADLDDSPILWPTALLFNGGVFHSGLLRRRVTDLLRSWLGADHPLTEIESVGLDKAVSNGAAYYGAVQISGRGIKIRAGTSRSYYLGIESPMPAVPGITPPVKAVCIVPQGTEEGTALELPGREFGLVTGEPVEFRFFSSEVRAGDRVGTLVADAPGALDETTGLAITLPPIAGQPGQVLPVTLKPLVTEVGTLELWMSHTQSNEQWKLEFNLRAKD; encoded by the coding sequence ATGCAGAAGAAATTCAGCCTCGGCATCGACCTCGGCACCTCCAACTCCTGCCTCGCGCTGTGCGATCCGGCGGGGGGGCGGCCGGAGGGGATCGGTATCACCCAGGTGATGGCGCCCGGCGTCATCGGGGATCAACCACTCCTGCCCTCGGTGCTCTACCTCCCGCTCGAAAACGAGCGCGCCCAGGGCGAGCTGGCGCTCCCCTGGGATGAAGGTGGGGATGCGGACGCCGTGGTCGGCGTGTACGCCCGCGAGCGCGGCGCACTGGCGCCGGATCGCGTGGTCACTTCGGCCAAGTCGTGGCTCTGCAACCCGCATGTCGATCGCTACGCGCCCATCCTCCCCTGGCAATCTGAGCTGACTGAGGACAAGCTCTCGCCCTTCGAGACGACGCGACGCTATCTCGAACACCTGCGGCGGGCCGCGGAGGCGGGGTTGAGCGAGCGCGATACGGAGCTTTCCGAGTGCCTGGTGGTTCTGACCGTACCGGCGTCCTTCGACGAGGTGGCGAGGACCCTGACCTTCGATGCGGCGGTCGCGGCCGGGCTCGGCCAGGTCACGCTCTTGGAGGAGCCGCAGGCCGCGTTCTATGCGTGGATTGCGGAGTCGGAGGCCCGCAAGCTACCGGCCCACTGGACGACAGAGGTGCGTGCCGGCGATCTGGTCTTGGTGTGTGACGTCGGGGGTGGCACGGCCGACTTCTCGCTCATCGCCGTGGCCGGCGCCGAGGCCGGTCTGTCGCAACGGCTCGATCTACACCGCATCGCCGTCGGCGAGCACATCCTCTTGGGCGGCGACAACATGGACCTGGCCCTCGCCTATGCCCTGAAGGAGCAGCTCGCGAGTGAGGGCAAGGACATCGACCACTGGCAGTTCCTGGCCCTCGTGCACGCCGCCCGCAGCGCGAAAGAGCGCCTCCTGGGCGATCCAGATCTCGACGCGATCCCGATCGCCGTGCCCTCGCGCGGGGCGAGTCTCTTCGCCAAGACCGTCACCATGACCTTGGCGCGCGAACGGGCCGAGGCCCTGATCCTGGAGGGCTATTTCCCGCACACAACGGTGACCGATGTGCCCAGGGCACGCCGCTCCGTGGGGCTTCAGGAATACGGTCTCGAATACGCCACCGAGCCGGCGCTCAGCAAGCACCTCGCGAGGTTCCTGTCGCGGGCCCGGGAAAATGTGCGCTCCGACGAGCGCCTCCGGTCGCTCGTGGGCGCAGGCGCGGACCTGGATGATTCGCCCATCTTGTGGCCCACGGCGCTGCTCTTCAACGGCGGGGTGTTCCACTCGGGTCTTTTGCGCCGGCGCGTCACGGACCTCCTGCGGTCGTGGCTCGGGGCGGACCACCCGCTCACCGAGATCGAGAGCGTGGGGCTCGACAAGGCCGTCAGCAACGGGGCGGCCTATTACGGCGCCGTGCAGATCAGCGGCCGCGGTATCAAGATCCGCGCCGGCACCTCGCGTTCGTACTATCTCGGGATCGAGAGCCCCATGCCGGCGGTGCCGGGGATCACCCCGCCGGTCAAGGCGGTCTGCATCGTGCCCCAGGGCACCGAGGAGGGGACGGCGCTGGAGCTCCCCGGCCGTGAGTTCGGGCTCGTGACCGGCGAACCGGTGGAGTTCCGGTTCTTCAGCTCCGAGGTGAGGGCCGGGGATCGGGTCGGCACGCTGGTGGCGGATGCCCCGGGCGCGCTTGACGAGACGACCGGTCTCGCCATCACCCTGCCACCGATCGCGGGCCAGCCCGGACAGGTCCTGCCCGTAACCCTGAAACCGCTCGTGACCGAGGTCGGCACACTGGAGTTATGGATGTCGCACACCCAGTCCAACGAGCAGTGGAAGCTGGAGTTCAACCTGCGGGCGAAGGATTGA
- a CDS encoding sodium:calcium antiporter — MGILGDVLLLLVSFGVILLGAELFTNAIEWFGRKLGLGQGMVGSVLAAVGTALPETMIPIIAIIFVGNEVAEEVGIGAILGAPFMLSTAAMFVTGVAVLAFARGGRRTRTLSIDQRIVGRDLRFFLGMYSVAIGLGLPFFEKPFWLRVAAGAALVGAYVFYVWRTSQDPHGVHEAEEELNPLRLQPNLTTPSMRGVVVQLIVSLAAIVGGAQLFIHEVSSLSEFFGISPLVLSLIIAPLATELPEKFNSVLWVRQRKDNLAMRNISGAMVFQSCIPVTVGLWFTPWVLTEAAIASAVIAIGAGLLLQVFLRTGNVLTGRELSSLGIFYAAFIVYIVCFYQGPVPVAH, encoded by the coding sequence ATGGGCATTCTCGGCGACGTCCTTCTCCTGCTCGTCTCGTTCGGGGTGATCCTCCTCGGCGCGGAGCTGTTCACGAACGCGATCGAGTGGTTCGGGAGGAAGCTCGGGCTCGGCCAGGGCATGGTCGGGAGCGTCCTCGCGGCGGTCGGCACAGCGCTGCCCGAGACGATGATCCCGATCATCGCGATCATCTTCGTCGGCAACGAGGTGGCCGAAGAGGTCGGTATCGGCGCGATCCTCGGCGCGCCCTTCATGCTCTCGACCGCTGCGATGTTCGTGACCGGCGTGGCGGTGCTCGCGTTCGCGAGAGGCGGCCGACGGACGCGGACGCTCTCGATCGACCAGCGCATCGTCGGTCGCGACCTGCGCTTCTTCCTCGGGATGTACAGCGTTGCGATCGGGCTCGGCCTGCCATTCTTCGAGAAGCCGTTCTGGCTCCGCGTTGCGGCCGGCGCGGCGCTCGTCGGCGCCTACGTCTTCTACGTCTGGCGCACCTCACAGGATCCCCACGGCGTGCACGAGGCCGAGGAAGAGCTGAACCCGCTGCGGCTACAGCCGAACCTTACGACGCCATCCATGCGGGGAGTCGTCGTGCAGCTCATCGTGTCGTTGGCGGCGATCGTCGGCGGCGCGCAGCTCTTCATCCATGAGGTGAGCAGCCTCTCCGAGTTCTTCGGGATCTCACCGCTCGTCCTGTCGTTGATCATCGCGCCGCTCGCCACGGAGCTACCGGAGAAGTTCAACAGCGTGCTCTGGGTCCGGCAGCGTAAGGACAACCTGGCGATGCGGAACATCTCCGGCGCGATGGTGTTCCAGTCGTGCATCCCCGTGACCGTCGGGCTCTGGTTCACGCCCTGGGTGCTCACCGAGGCCGCGATCGCGTCGGCGGTCATCGCGATCGGTGCGGGTCTGCTCCTGCAGGTCTTCCTGCGCACGGGGAACGTGCTGACGGGCCGCGAGCTGTCCTCGCTCGGGATCTTCTACGCGGCCTTCATCGTGTACATCGTCTGCTTCTATCAAGGGCCAGTGCCAGTAGCGCACTGA
- a CDS encoding haloacid dehalogenase-like hydrolase — protein sequence MADTIAVIFDFDDTLASDSTSGFLHQLGIDVKAFWGERVRSLIGEGWDPVPAYLYAMLEVSNGDPARRITRERLIRWGRRIRLHGGATRVFERLTQHARSVSPDIEVEFYLVSSGIGETLRATRIARHFHDIWACDFAYGPEGEIVFPKNIVSFTDKTRYIFHIQKGIVGPESRGRPFEVNRKIPPERLRVPLHQMIFVGDGYTDIPCFSLIRKNDGIAIGVYDAADRERWGRAWGFIEDGRVSNLVPADYRNHSALTHSLLMAVDSIARRITLRRKTYQG from the coding sequence ATGGCGGACACGATCGCGGTCATCTTCGATTTCGACGATACCCTGGCCTCGGACAGCACCTCGGGCTTCCTCCACCAGCTCGGGATCGACGTGAAGGCCTTCTGGGGCGAACGCGTGAGGTCGCTCATCGGGGAAGGCTGGGACCCGGTGCCGGCCTATCTCTACGCCATGCTGGAGGTCTCGAACGGCGACCCCGCGAGACGCATCACCCGCGAGCGTCTGATCCGCTGGGGCCGCCGCATCCGCCTCCACGGCGGGGCCACGCGCGTCTTCGAGCGCCTCACCCAGCACGCGCGCTCGGTCAGCCCGGACATCGAGGTCGAGTTCTATCTCGTGAGCAGCGGAATCGGGGAGACGCTGCGCGCGACCCGCATCGCCCGCCACTTCCACGACATCTGGGCCTGCGACTTCGCCTACGGACCCGAGGGTGAGATCGTGTTTCCCAAGAACATCGTGAGCTTCACCGACAAGACGCGCTACATCTTCCATATCCAGAAGGGCATCGTTGGACCGGAGTCGCGCGGCCGGCCCTTCGAGGTCAACCGCAAGATACCCCCCGAGCGCCTGCGGGTGCCGCTCCACCAGATGATCTTCGTGGGCGACGGCTACACCGACATCCCGTGTTTCTCGCTCATCCGCAAGAACGACGGGATCGCCATCGGGGTCTACGACGCCGCCGACCGCGAGCGCTGGGGCCGCGCCTGGGGCTTCATCGAAGACGGCCGGGTCTCCAACCTGGTGCCTGCCGACTACCGCAACCACTCGGCGCTGACCCACTCCCTGCTTATGGCCGTCGACAGCATCGCGCGCCGGATCACGTTGCGGCGCAAGACGTATCAAGGCTGA
- a CDS encoding hsp70 family protein — protein sequence MSRPRYAIGIDLGTTNCVLAYVDLAVKHGRVAVLPIPQLQTRDTVAAGPLLPSFYYLGTETHEPPCIIPGLAPTAALGVYARAQLDAMPGRVIHSAKSWLAHGGIDREARLLPFGSEELPDTDKRSPVEVSAAYLAYLRAAWDATIAEADPGAAFDRQHLIVTVPASFDEAAQALTRQAAAVAGYPDGFRLLEEPQAAFYAWSAGAAGARAGKGTRAWFTERLPGLSEEAQTALVCDIGGGTTDLSLFRLALDSDALGEDAGWPDIERLAVSDHLLLGGDNIDLAIAHLIEARALGHAIRGQSTRSGPERRFSRRQWQHLVPQSMLLKERILSEEGPPEEVFHVSIPGEGGALFASVLNATLTRADLSAVILDGFFPVTEAGERPRTRQMGLREIGLPYAVDTAVSRHLAGFLDGQAVDAVLFAGGTLIPRFLQERLLTLIERWQGRRPIGLYLPDLNLAIAEGAAHCAALVAESRRRIRAGYARSIYLELHRERPEDATELVCILPLGFEEGRSFTLESRAFDLLLNRPARFTAYSSTHRREDRPGAIVRLDEGAFNPLPPLHTTLTLDEAGFDPRKTEARSVDVNLEVELTPLGVLQTTLVSEPLGRRWRLDFNLRGVAESRDPSGPASGLSDDVMRAGCERIAYFYGKKQDLGKKDSAKSLIKDLERTLGQPRTLWSLPLLRSLWPSLYPGMTRRGRSLAHENTWLYLAGFLLRPGYGAELDPWRMSQLWGAWSLGVHHKKEKSAQSNWWMMWRRVAGGLSAEQQRRLFDVLMPQFRKSPVESPEATRLLGALERLPLASRTELAKSLFELVLRGRAEDQPAVFGALARLCSRVPLYAAAEAVLPPALVEDWFERVAGLDWPRQGLKGLSSVFSAACRVTGTRALDIHAPVRLRVIEKLKQSGAREADWRVVQEYHEVTGEDRNALFGEELPAGLRLVQ from the coding sequence ATGAGCCGCCCCCGCTACGCCATCGGTATCGATCTCGGTACCACCAACTGCGTCCTGGCCTACGTGGACCTCGCGGTCAAGCATGGCCGCGTCGCGGTCCTGCCCATCCCCCAGCTCCAGACGCGAGATACCGTCGCAGCAGGGCCGCTCTTGCCCTCGTTCTATTATCTCGGCACCGAGACCCACGAGCCGCCTTGCATCATCCCCGGCCTGGCCCCGACGGCCGCGCTCGGCGTGTATGCCAGGGCACAGCTCGATGCCATGCCGGGCCGGGTCATCCATTCGGCCAAGTCCTGGCTGGCCCACGGCGGCATCGACCGCGAGGCGCGCCTCCTCCCGTTCGGCTCCGAGGAGCTCCCCGATACGGACAAGCGCTCACCGGTCGAGGTGAGCGCCGCCTACCTCGCTTACCTGCGCGCGGCCTGGGATGCGACCATCGCAGAGGCCGATCCGGGCGCCGCGTTCGACCGCCAGCACCTCATCGTGACCGTCCCGGCATCCTTCGATGAGGCCGCCCAGGCCCTGACCCGCCAGGCGGCGGCGGTGGCCGGGTATCCCGACGGCTTCCGGCTCCTGGAAGAGCCGCAGGCGGCCTTCTATGCGTGGAGCGCAGGGGCCGCCGGCGCTCGTGCCGGGAAGGGCACGCGGGCGTGGTTCACGGAACGCCTCCCGGGGCTTTCGGAGGAGGCCCAGACGGCGCTCGTCTGTGACATCGGGGGCGGCACGACCGACCTCAGCCTGTTTCGGCTCGCCCTCGATTCCGACGCCCTCGGAGAGGATGCGGGGTGGCCGGATATCGAGCGCCTCGCGGTCAGCGACCACCTGCTCTTGGGCGGGGACAACATCGATCTGGCCATCGCCCACCTCATCGAGGCCCGCGCCCTGGGCCATGCTATTAGAGGCCAATCTACTAGAAGTGGGCCGGAGAGGCGCTTCTCGCGCCGCCAGTGGCAGCACCTCGTGCCCCAATCGATGCTGCTCAAAGAACGCATCCTGTCGGAGGAGGGGCCGCCCGAAGAGGTCTTCCATGTGTCGATCCCCGGCGAGGGCGGGGCCCTCTTCGCCTCGGTCTTGAACGCGACGCTCACGCGGGCCGATCTGTCCGCGGTGATCCTGGACGGGTTCTTTCCCGTCACCGAGGCCGGCGAACGACCCCGCACGCGGCAGATGGGGCTCCGGGAGATCGGACTGCCCTACGCGGTCGATACGGCGGTCAGCCGGCACCTCGCGGGGTTTCTCGACGGGCAGGCGGTCGATGCGGTGCTGTTCGCGGGGGGCACGCTGATCCCGCGTTTCTTGCAGGAACGCCTGCTCACCCTCATCGAGCGCTGGCAGGGCCGGCGGCCGATCGGGCTCTACCTCCCCGATCTCAACCTCGCGATCGCGGAGGGCGCGGCCCACTGCGCGGCGCTCGTGGCCGAGTCGCGGCGCCGCATCCGGGCCGGGTACGCGCGCAGCATCTACCTGGAGCTGCACCGGGAGCGGCCCGAGGACGCGACAGAGCTCGTCTGCATCCTGCCGCTAGGCTTCGAGGAGGGCCGCTCGTTCACCCTCGAGTCGCGGGCCTTCGACCTCTTGCTCAATCGGCCGGCGCGTTTCACCGCCTACAGCTCGACGCACCGGCGTGAGGACCGCCCGGGGGCGATCGTGCGGCTTGACGAGGGGGCATTCAATCCCTTGCCCCCACTCCATACGACGCTCACGCTCGACGAGGCCGGTTTCGACCCGCGCAAGACCGAGGCGCGCTCGGTGGACGTGAACCTCGAGGTCGAGCTGACGCCCCTCGGTGTCTTACAGACGACGCTGGTCAGTGAGCCGCTCGGCCGCCGCTGGCGACTCGATTTCAACCTGCGGGGCGTGGCGGAGTCGCGGGACCCGAGCGGGCCGGCCTCGGGGCTATCGGACGACGTCATGCGCGCGGGCTGCGAACGCATCGCGTACTTCTACGGCAAGAAGCAGGATCTGGGAAAAAAAGACAGCGCCAAGTCGCTCATCAAGGACCTGGAGAGGACCCTGGGACAGCCGCGTACCCTGTGGAGCCTGCCGCTCCTGCGCAGTCTCTGGCCCTCGCTATATCCGGGGATGACCCGCCGCGGCCGCTCGCTGGCGCACGAGAACACCTGGCTATACCTGGCGGGGTTTCTGCTGCGCCCCGGGTATGGCGCGGAGCTCGATCCCTGGCGCATGTCCCAACTGTGGGGCGCCTGGTCGCTCGGTGTGCACCACAAGAAGGAAAAGAGCGCGCAGTCCAACTGGTGGATGATGTGGCGCCGGGTGGCGGGCGGTCTCTCGGCCGAGCAGCAGAGGCGGCTCTTCGATGTGCTCATGCCCCAGTTCCGCAAATCTCCGGTCGAATCGCCGGAAGCCACGCGCCTCCTGGGTGCCCTCGAGCGCCTGCCGCTCGCCTCCCGCACCGAGCTGGCCAAGTCGCTCTTCGAGCTCGTATTGCGCGGCCGAGCAGAGGACCAGCCGGCGGTCTTCGGGGCGCTGGCGCGTCTGTGCTCGCGGGTACCGCTCTACGCCGCGGCCGAGGCCGTCCTGCCCCCCGCGCTCGTCGAAGACTGGTTCGAGCGCGTGGCCGGGCTCGACTGGCCCAGGCAGGGGCTCAAGGGCCTCTCCTCGGTGTTCTCCGCCGCCTGTCGGGTGACCGGCACCCGCGCGCTCGACATCCACGCCCCGGTGCGGCTCCGGGTGATCGAAAAGCTCAAGCAGTCCGGCGCGCGCGAGGCCGACTGGCGCGTGGTCCAGGAATATCACGAGGTCACGGGCGAAGACCGCAACGCCCTCTTCGGCGAGGAGCTTCCGGCGGGGCTGCGGCTGGTGCAATAA